In Bacillota bacterium, the DNA window CAATAAAAATCCCCCCAAACAATTTGCTAAAATTTTAGCATTTTGCTGAGGGGGGATAAATAGATTTGGTTGTTTAATTATGAAAAAACACACCATGATTGTGTAGGTAATTATGTGCAAGTGGACAGAAAGGGGCTTTAAATGTCTCACCCCTAATTTGCGTTATCATAATCTCGATGCTAAGGATACCCCTGACGATAGACTGGGAACAACCAGTTTGTTAGACTATGCAAACGACTTAGAGCAAGAAATTAATAAGTTAGATGAAAAGCCAATAATAATAGGTCATTCTATGGGTGGGTTGCTGGCACAAATATTAGGTAGTCGGGGTTTAGCTAAAGCTCTTATTTTATTATCAACGGCATTGCCAGCAGGTATTTTGGATTTAACGGAAATGACTTCAGGTCCAGAGGATATACCGAAGGGTTTTCAAAGTATACTATCCAATCCAAACTGGTTTAAGGAACCTCTTAAGCCTAATTTTGATGACGCAGTTTACCTTGAACTACATCTATTGTCGTCGGAAGAACAGAGAGCAATTTATGATAAATTTGTCCATGAGTCAGGTTTGGCAACTTTTGAGATTAATGCATGGAAAATAGATCCTAATAAAGCAGCGTATGTAGATGCAAATAAAATAATCTGCCCTGTGCTCATTATTTCAGCGTCAGAAGATAATTGCATTCCTCCGCTGTTAATTAAAAAAGTTGCGGAATTTTATCAGGGAGTCTCCACTTATAAAGAATTTGAAAACCATGCTCATTGGTTAATTGGTGAACCAGGATGGGAAGGTGCAGCTGATTACGTTTGGGACTGGATAAAGAAAATTGAATAGTTTTGTCAAGTAGTGATGGGGTGTGTATATGGTACTTTAGATTTTTACAGTGGTACGTTTAACAAATATATTACTACATAAAAAAACATGACTATCAAGCTTAATCAGTAACTCCTTCTCACCAGGGAACATATGTGCTATAATGGCCATAGTTAATAAGTGGGAGGGGAACCAAGATTATGGCACAACAAAAAGATGTTGAGTTTATTTGAATTTCAGCAACGTTTTAGCAGCGAAGAGGCTTGTCAAGAGCACCTTTTCAATATGCGTTGGGCAGAGGGTTTTGAGTGCCCTCGCTGTGGATGCAAGGAATACTACCATATCTCTTCACGTCGGCACTATCAATGTCGAGATTGTAATTATCAAGCTTCCCTCACAGCAGGGACCATTTTCCATAAGACCCGCACAGCGTTGCGGAAATGGTTTTGGGCCATATTCCTGGTTGCCAATGACAAACGAGGCTTCTCCGCCCTTTCTTTACAGCATAGTATTGATGTCAGTTATCCTACAGCATGGCTAATGCTTCATAAGATTAGAACTGCAATGTCCGACCGTGAGTTAAAATCCCAAGGATATACTCATGAGCGAGTTCTATCTTCTTCCCCAGAAGCCGAAGAAAAACTTCATTGGGTACATGCCCTTATTTCTAATGCTAAGGCTTTCATGGTTGGTACTTTCCATGGCCTCGATAAAAGCCATTTGCAGGCCTATTTAGATGAGTTTTGCTACCGTTTTAACCGTAGAAAGTGGCGTAACCAGCTATTCAACAGGCTTTTGCATGCATGTGTGGTAGGTCCAACGGTGACTTATGCTGAGCTAACTTTATAATCATGTTGGGCAATATCATGAAGAAAAATCTGGTGCACAAAATAGGTATAAAGCGACCTAAGGGTTTAATTTTGGTTCATCATTCCGAGGAATTTTTTCTTAGCAATAAAGCTTCGGCAATCACCGATTGCACTGCAGGTCTACATCATGTTCCAGCAGGGTTTTTAGTTAGACATTCTTTACCCGTGTTAGCCTCAGTATGCCCTTGAATATCTTTAATATCATTACAACACTTTCGCTCGGAAATATGCTCGATAATGTCAGCTTTTGTAACGTCCTTACAATAACAGACAGGTACAGAAAGATCTCTTTCTTTAAACCATACTTTGACTTTAATGTCATCTTTATAGAGGGTTTGCTGGCCAAAATATATTACGTCACATTTATCGGAAACACATAGATAATAGCCTTCCAATGTGGACGGAAGGCGGTCACTTTTAACAATATTTTTTATCGTTTCCATGTTTACCCTTTTACCCAACTCACCGCATCTAGGACACCTTGCTTTTGGTGTATCTAAAGGGTTAACTCCACAAACTTCAGATGACAAATTTATGAGTTTCTCCTTTCTAAAAGCCTGATGGCTCTGTTTAAACTCCATTTTACCACAGAGGGAAAAAGTGTCAAAATTTGTTGTTGCACATTCTGTAGGTAATGTTTAGTCATCGGGATAGGCATTAACTGCTTCGCATTATCCATATTAAGCCAGCACTGATTTCTCCAATTGTAATCCTAAAGTCGGAAATGATCATGAACAAAATTAAGTAAAATACGCAGCAGTTATGAAGTAACTGGAAACAATGCGGGTTGTAGAACCGGTCGAAAGCCATGATCTCGAATAACTTTTGGGCAAAGTGCTGCAGATTATTGAAGTGGTGAGTTTACCAGGTCTCAAGTCCTAACTCATCAATATTACTAAAATGGGTATCTCGTGAAACAAGGGTTATACCATATTGCTTGCCAAGTGCAGCAATCCAAAGGTCATTCTCTGGAATTGGACGCCCCTTCTTCTTTAATTCGTATTTAATTTGACCATAATATTGAGCAGTTAATTCGTTGCATGGAATTATAGTATTTTCCCGGGCAAAACTCCTTAGTTGTGATAAGTTTTCTTCAGTACGGCGGGAATTATAAGCTCCATAATAAAGTTCTCCAATAACTATGGAGGGGATAAATACGTGAGTAGCTTTACTTAAGTAATTTATTACAATGGCATCCTCGGCGAATAGGGCAATAACTATATTTGTATCGAGTAGATATTTACCACTCATCATGATCTATCCTTCCACATTCATCTTCGATGGCTTTTTGGATATTATCCAGGTCCAATTTATCAATACTACCAGCAAATTTTAAAAGGTCTTTTCCGCTGGTGCCAGGAGTTCTAGTCTGGAATTGTTCACTATTTTCGAGATCTTGGTTTAATTTAAGGCCTAATTTGTAAAACAACTCGGTTTTTTGTTTTCGAGTTAATTTTCGTATTTCCTCAACGAGCTTATCCACGGCCATTTATGCCACCTCCACTATTACGAAAATTATACCATATCCTGTAACTTAACGCGACGGGTCTTACAGGGTTGAATAGTAATAACAAGGGTGGGGGAGAAATTCTTGCACAATATGCCTGTTTTACGATGCAAGTTGTTTATTGCTCGATAATGTCCGGTCATTGGCTGGGTATTAGTATCACCTTCGCATTATCCATATTGAGGCTATAAATCTGTAAGGTGGGGTTACTCCCTAATAAGGGGAAGATTGCTGTGAAATACTATACTCTAGCTACGCCGGAGGTAACGAAATGCAGGTTACTAAATATATACATGCATTGAAAATCCCTTTCCAGATAAATGTCAGCCCGAAGGTATCCTTGGACCGATTCGTGTATGCATATCTTATTTATGGTCCACGAATTTGCCTCAAGATACCGGAGTGAGTTCCGCCGAAACGATAATTTATGACTATTTGCATCATACGGGACGCAGCCCGGA includes these proteins:
- a CDS encoding IS1595 family transposase, which encodes MLSLFEFQQRFSSEEACQEHLFNMRWAEGFECPRCGCKEYYHISSRRHYQCRDCNYQASLTAGTIFHKTRTALRKWFWAIFLVANDKRGFSALSLQHSIDVSYPTAWLMLHKIRTAMSDRELKSQGYTHERVLSSSPEAEEKLHWVHALISNAKAFMVGTFHGLDKSHLQAYLDEFCYRFNRRKWRNQLFNRLLHACVVGPTVTYAELTL
- a CDS encoding alpha/beta hydrolase, with translation MCKWTERGFKCLTPNLRYHNLDAKDTPDDRLGTTSLLDYANDLEQEINKLDEKPIIIGHSMGGLLAQILGSRGLAKALILLSTALPAGILDLTEMTSGPEDIPKGFQSILSNPNWFKEPLKPNFDDAVYLELHLLSSEEQRAIYDKFVHESGLATFEINAWKIDPNKAAYVDANKIICPVLIISASEDNCIPPLLIKKVAEFYQGVSTYKEFENHAHWLIGEPGWEGAADYVWDWIKKIE
- a CDS encoding type II toxin-antitoxin system VapC family toxin, which codes for MSGKYLLDTNIVIALFAEDAIVINYLSKATHVFIPSIVIGELYYGAYNSRRTEENLSQLRSFARENTIIPCNELTAQYYGQIKYELKKKGRPIPENDLWIAALGKQYGITLVSRDTHFSNIDELGLETW
- a CDS encoding (2Fe-2S)-binding protein — translated: MEFKQSHQAFRKEKLINLSSEVCGVNPLDTPKARCPRCGELGKRVNMETIKNIVKSDRLPSTLEGYYLCVSDKCDVIYFGQQTLYKDDIKVKVWFKERDLSVPVCYCKDVTKADIIEHISERKCCNDIKDIQGHTEANTGKECLTKNPAGT